The Candidatus Scalindua japonica genomic interval CATCCGAACGGTTTAATGGGAATGGAGAGATAACGAGCTCGTTCGTCAGAAAGCGTACTGTATCAGACAGGGTCTTAACGGGAATAATCTCGATACCGTCTACTACAGCAGCTTCCGGTGCGTTATCGGCAGGAAGAACCAGTCCTTTCAACCCTGCCTCTTTACATTGTATCGCCATTGATAAACAACCATTAACGGTCCGTACCCGTCCATCCAACGCAAGTTCGCCTACTATACCGTATTCGTTTATCTTTTCTGTTACTATCTGATCTGATGCAATGAGTAGTCCCATTGCTATGGACAATTCAAAGGAAGGGCCCTCTTTCTTTCTATCCGCGGGGGCCAGGTTAATGGTGATATTCTTATACGGGAATTTGTACCCACTGTTCTTGAGCGCGGCTTTCACCCTGTCCCTGCACTCTTTGACTGCCGCGTCCGGTAGTCCTATTACTACCGTTGAGGGCAGTTGCGCCTTTGCAACGTATACCTCTGTCTCCAGCACATACGCTTCAATTCCATATACCGCAACGCTCTTTACCTTTCCTAGTCCCGCCATTATCACCTTCCGTGGTTATCAGGGGTTAAAAAATGTTTTAAAGTGACTAAAGTGTGTAGTGAACTAAAGTGCCTGAAATTGAAAAAAGAAATATGTATAAGCTGCAAACAAATCAACACTTATCTTTTTCCTAACTTTAAGCACATTAAACTTTAGATTACGTTAGTCACTCCAATGATTACAAACTTATTTCTTCCATGTCAGTGGCAAAAAGATAAGTATAACTGTGTATATTTCCAACCTGCCTATCAGCATGGAAAGGGTTAGTACCCATTTGCAGGGGTAAGCAATTTCATGATAATTTCTGGTGGCGCCTGCATCAGCCAGGGCAGGGCCGACGTTGCTCATCATTGATGCAACCGCGCTGAATGACGTAACCAAGTCAGTGCCAAAGAGAGTCAGAATAAGAGAGAATACACCAAATATCCCCAGGTGTATAACAATAAATCCCAGTGTGTTGGTAATTATATCTTCGCCGACCGGTTTACCACTGAGCTTAACATGCATTATGGCCCTTGGCCTTAACATGTGAAGAAGCTCCCTGGCGCTGCTCTTACAAAGCAACATTATTCTCGCGACTTTCATACCGCCGGCGGTCGATCCCGCGCACCCACCAATAAACATAAGTAGAACAAGAAAGACTCTGGTAAAATTTGGCCAGAGATCAAAGTCAGCGTTACAATAGCCGGTACTGGTAATTATAGAAACCGTCTGAAATGCGGCGTATCTCAGCGAACCACCAATACTGTTAAATCTGTGATCTTTCACACCTCCATTATAGGAGGTTGAATGAAAGAAAAACAGTGTAAGTGTTACTATACAGATAGCACATATTACCAGGGTCACAAAAAAACGGAGTTCAGAATTAACCAGTACTCTTCTAAATTTCCCTATAACCAATTGATAATAGAGAATGAAATTACAGCCGGCTATAAAGGCAAAAACCATGATGATTATCTCTATAAACAGATTGTCATAGGCGGCAATACTCAGGTTTTTTGTGGAGAACCCTCCTGTAGATACCGTAGTAAAGGCGTGACAGACAGCGTCAAAGAACTCCATCCCCCCCAACCATAAAAACGGAATTAAAATGGCAGTAAGAGAGAGATATACGACCCACAATATTTTTGCCGTCTGAGCAATACGGGGTTTTATCTTATCAGTCGTAAGATCTGGAGCTTCAGCGCTGAACAGTTTATGGCCACCAACACCAATTGTAGGAAGTATTGCTACAAAGAAAACAACGATACCCATCCCCCCGAGCCACTGTGTCATGCTTCTCCAGAATAGAATGCCATGCGGCAATGCCTCAATATCACTGAAAATAGAGGCGCCTGTAGTTGTAAGACCACTCATTGATTCAAAGTAGGAATCACAGAAAGTATCACAAACTCCGGAAAAATAGTAAGGCAAGGCCCCAAACAGAGCACAGGACATCCACCAGAATGCAACAATGGCCAAACCCTCTCTGATGGTAATATCTTCATTCTTGGGAGTCATGAGAAACTTTAATGATATGCCGGTAAACCCCGATGCAATA includes:
- a CDS encoding TrkH family potassium uptake protein — its product is MNIPLVLHTLGNLFLLLSGILLIPFGVSVCYGTREEIWAFVFSFIASGFTGISLKFLMTPKNEDITIREGLAIVAFWWMSCALFGALPYYFSGVCDTFCDSYFESMSGLTTTGASIFSDIEALPHGILFWRSMTQWLGGMGIVVFFVAILPTIGVGGHKLFSAEAPDLTTDKIKPRIAQTAKILWVVYLSLTAILIPFLWLGGMEFFDAVCHAFTTVSTGGFSTKNLSIAAYDNLFIEIIIMVFAFIAGCNFILYYQLVIGKFRRVLVNSELRFFVTLVICAICIVTLTLFFFHSTSYNGGVKDHRFNSIGGSLRYAAFQTVSIITSTGYCNADFDLWPNFTRVFLVLLMFIGGCAGSTAGGMKVARIMLLCKSSARELLHMLRPRAIMHVKLSGKPVGEDIITNTLGFIVIHLGIFGVFSLILTLFGTDLVTSFSAVASMMSNVGPALADAGATRNYHEIAYPCKWVLTLSMLIGRLEIYTVILIFLPLTWKK